Below is a genomic region from Microbacterium galbinum.
CCGTGCAGCTGCACGCCCTGATCGAGCACCTCCCACTCGCGCTCGGTGGCCCAGAACTTGACCTTCGCGGCCTCCTCGGCCGACAGCTTGCCCTGAGAGTACGCGAGCAGCGCCCGATCGATGTACGCCCACAGCGCGTCGACCGTCGTGGCCATGTCGGCGATCGCGAAGCGGCTGTTCTGGAAGTCGATGATCCGCTCGCCGAACGCTTCGCGGTCCTTCGTGTAGGCGACGGTCCAGTCGAGGGCGGCCTGCGCGGCCGCGGCACCCGCGACGCCGATCGACAGGCGCTCGAGCGGCAGGTTCATCATGAGCTGCACGAAGCCCTTGCCCTCGACTCCGCCGATGAGGTTCTCGTCGGGAACGAACACGTCGCTGAACGACAGCTCTGCCGTGTCGTGGCCCTGGAAGCCCATCTTGTGCAGCTTCTTGCCGTGGTCGAAGCCCTCCATGCCGTTCTCGATGAGCACGAGGCTGAAGGCATCCGGTCGGTTGCCCTCACCGGTCTTCACGAACGTGACGACCAGGTCGGCAGTCGCGCCCGACGAGATGAACGTCTTGGCACCGTTGACGATGTACCCGCCGTCGACCTTCTTGGCAGTGGTCTTGATGCCGCGCAGGTCGCTTCCCGCGCCGGGCTCGGTCATCGCGAGCGCGCCGACGACCTCGCCGGTCGCCATCCGCGGCAGCCATTTCGACTTCTGCTCCTGGGTGCCCATGTGCACGAGGTACGGAACCGCCAGGTCGTCCTGGATGCCGAAGGCCCCGGCGAGCGAGCCCGCGCCGGCGGCGATGACCTCTTCGTTCACGACCGCGCGGAAGCGGTAGTCCTGCAGCATCCCGGCCCCGCCGAACTCCTCGGGAACCGACAGGCCGATGATCCCGGCCTCGCCGGCCGCGCGCATGGTGTCGCGGTCGACCTCGCCCGCGGCATCCCACCGCTCGATGTCCGCACCCGTCACGTGGCGCTTGACGAAGTCCTTGACGAGGTCGCGGAAGGCCTCGTGATCCTCTTCATAGATGTCGCGTTCCATTGCGCGTCCTCCTGAACGTGTCGGCGTCTTTGCTCCCGCGATTCTAGGGCGATGACGGATGCCGCGACAGGACGTTGTGGGAATGCATCCCGCGTTTCGTGGTACTGGGTACCGCGATTGTGGGATGCCTCCGAGCGTCGCTCAGGGCAGGTAGTCGGGCGCGGCAGGAAGCCCGAAGAACTCCTCGAGCGTGTGGAACCCGCCCGCCTGGTAGGCCGCGGCGAGGTCGCGCCCCACGTAGCGCAGGTGCCACGGCTCGGGAGCGTAGCCGGTGATGCCGGAGCCCCCGTCCTCGTAGCGCACGATGAACCCGTACTCCCAGGCGTGGGCGGCGACCCAGTCGCTCTGCGTGGTGCCGCCGAACCCGTCGAGCCCGCCGCACCCCAGACCGCACGCGACGACGTCGACCGCGAGGCCGGTCTGGTGCTCCGAGTGTCCGGGGCGCGCGGATCCGGCATCCGCCCCGGCCTGCCCCTGGTCGCGCACGTGCGACTCGTAGGTCGTGACCTGCAGGCCGTACGAGCGGTAGCCGTTGTTCGCACCGAGGCGCCCGACCCCGGCCTCGATGGCCGCGTTAGCCATGTCGCCGACCGCGGTCGCGACGTCGGTGCGCACCTGCCCGGATGCCGTGGTCATCTGCAGCGGCACGTCGGCGAGGGCGCCGGGCGCGTAGTCGGCGGGGTCGAGCGGTCGCGCCTTGTTGACGACGACCCACACCCGCGCGGGGTCGGAGAGCGAGATGCACGGCGCGTTGCCCGCCACGACGGCGGCGCGGAACGCCTCGCCCCCACCGAAGCCGGCGATGGTGGCCGCGTCGTCTCCGGCGGCGAGCGACTCCTGCACGGATGCCTCGGCGCACGGGTCGGCGGCCGGGGTGGAGCCGACGTCGACCGAGGGCACCTGCACGACCGCGACCGGCTCGGGCATCCGCGAGGCTTCGGGCGTCGAGGATGCCGGCGCCGAAGCGAGAGAGAGGAGGATGCCGATGGCGGTCACCGCGACGCCGATCGGCAGGGCGGGACCACGGATCGGGGAGCGCGGAGCCGCATGCTGAGCGTGCGGCGATTCGGGCATGATCTCCATTCTGCCCCGATCGCCGCGCGGTCACCGATATGCATTCACAGGCAGGTGGAGATTCATCATACGTATGAGTAATCTGGAACTCTGCGAGAAGAGGAGCAATCAGTGCTGACTGTGAATTACGTAGGCGATCGCACGCTGGACGTGCGCACGGCCGATCAGACCGAACCGCGCGACGGAGAGGTGCGGATCCGCGTCGCCTACACCGGTCTCTGCGGCACCGACCTGCACATCCTGCACGGCGACATGGACGCCCGCGTCGAGCGCCCGCTCGTCTTCGGACACGAGATGAGCGGCACTATCGACGCCCTCGGCGCCGGGGTCACCGGTTGGAGCGTCGGCGACAAGGTCACCGTCATGCCCCTCGACTGGGACGGCACCTGCCCCGCCTGCCTCGCCGGCAACGAGCACATCTGCCAGAACCTGAACTTCATCGGCATCGACTCCCCCGGCTCGCTGCAGGGGCTGTGGAACGTTCCGGCCGAGACCCTCCTCGCACTTCCCGCCGACATCCCCCTCGATGACGCCGCGCTCGTCGAACCGGTCGCCGTCGCGGTGCACGACGTGCGGCGCTCCGACCTCACCGCCGGGCAGAAGGCCGTCGTGATCGGCGGCGGCCCGATCGGCACGCTCATCGCCACCGTCGCCCGGCACACCGGTGCCGAGGTCGTCGTGATCGAGATCGATGCGCAGCGCCGCGCCCAGGCCGAAGATCTCGGATTCACGACGCTCGACCCCTCGGCATCCGACCAGGTCGCCTGGGTCGAGGAGTGGACCGCGGGCACCGGGGCCGACGTCGTGTTCGAGGTCTCGGGCGCGGCCACCGCAGTGCGCGGCATGACGGCGCTCGCGAAGGTGCGCGGCACGATCGTCGTCGTCGCCATCCACCCCACCCCGCGCGAGGTCGACCTGCAGCGCGTGTTCTGGCGCGAGCTGCGCCTGCTCGGCGCACGGGTCTACCAGCGCGCCGACTTCGAGACCGCGATCGAGCTCCTCGCCGACGGCGTGATCCCCACCGACCGGGTCATCACGCGCATCGTGCCGCTCGCCGAGACCGCCGACGCCTTCGCCGAGCTCGAAGCGGGGCGCGCGATGAAGATCCTCGTCGACGTGCAGGCCGGCGCATGAGCGGGCTCTTCGACCTCACCGGTCAGCGCGCCGTCGTCACGGGCGCGAACCGCGGCATCGGCTTCGGAATCGCCACGGCGCTCGCCGACGCGGGCGCCGACATCATCGCGGTCAGCACGAGCATCGAGCCCTCCGGCAGCGACATCGAGCAGGCCGTCACCGCACGCGGGCGCGGGTTCCGCGCGATCCGGTGCGATCTGTCGGATGCCGACGCCGTCTCCGAGCTCGGCGCGGAACTGCGCGCAGCCGAGGTCGACATCCTCGTCAACAACGCCGGCACCATTCTGCGCGCGCCGGCGGCGGAGCATCCGATGGAGTGGTTCGAGCGCGTGCTGCGCATCAACCTCACCAGCCAGTTCGCTCTCGCGCAGGCCGTGGGCGGATCGATGCTCGAGCGCGGACGCGGCAAGATCGTGTTCACCGCGTCGCTCCTCAGCTTCCAGGGCGGCATCAACGTCCCCGGATACGCGGCGGCGAAGTCGGGTCTCACGGGCGTCGTCAAGGCGCTGTCGAACGAGTGGGCGGGTCGCGGCGTGAACGTCAACGCGATCGCCCCCGGCTACATCGCCACCGACAACACGCAAGCCCTCCGCGACGACCCCGAGCGCTCGGAGTCGATCCTCGCCCGCATCCCGGCGGGGCGGTGGGGCGCGGCATCCGATCTCGGCGGAGCCGCCGTGTTCCTGTCGTCGGCGGCCTCGGACTACGTCGACGGAATCGTGCTGCCGGTCGACGGCGGATGGCTCGGGCGCTGATGCCCCCGGTCACGATGGAGAGCGCGC
It encodes:
- a CDS encoding acyl-CoA dehydrogenase family protein encodes the protein MERDIYEEDHEAFRDLVKDFVKRHVTGADIERWDAAGEVDRDTMRAAGEAGIIGLSVPEEFGGAGMLQDYRFRAVVNEEVIAAGAGSLAGAFGIQDDLAVPYLVHMGTQEQKSKWLPRMATGEVVGALAMTEPGAGSDLRGIKTTAKKVDGGYIVNGAKTFISSGATADLVVTFVKTGEGNRPDAFSLVLIENGMEGFDHGKKLHKMGFQGHDTAELSFSDVFVPDENLIGGVEGKGFVQLMMNLPLERLSIGVAGAAAAQAALDWTVAYTKDREAFGERIIDFQNSRFAIADMATTVDALWAYIDRALLAYSQGKLSAEEAAKVKFWATEREWEVLDQGVQLHGGYGYITEYPIARAFLDARVHRIYGGTNEIMREIVGRQIAGKR
- a CDS encoding M15 family metallopeptidase, encoding MPESPHAQHAAPRSPIRGPALPIGVAVTAIGILLSLASAPASSTPEASRMPEPVAVVQVPSVDVGSTPAADPCAEASVQESLAAGDDAATIAGFGGGEAFRAAVVAGNAPCISLSDPARVWVVVNKARPLDPADYAPGALADVPLQMTTASGQVRTDVATAVGDMANAAIEAGVGRLGANNGYRSYGLQVTTYESHVRDQGQAGADAGSARPGHSEHQTGLAVDVVACGLGCGGLDGFGGTTQSDWVAAHAWEYGFIVRYEDGGSGITGYAPEPWHLRYVGRDLAAAYQAGGFHTLEEFFGLPAAPDYLP
- a CDS encoding zinc-dependent alcohol dehydrogenase, giving the protein MLTVNYVGDRTLDVRTADQTEPRDGEVRIRVAYTGLCGTDLHILHGDMDARVERPLVFGHEMSGTIDALGAGVTGWSVGDKVTVMPLDWDGTCPACLAGNEHICQNLNFIGIDSPGSLQGLWNVPAETLLALPADIPLDDAALVEPVAVAVHDVRRSDLTAGQKAVVIGGGPIGTLIATVARHTGAEVVVIEIDAQRRAQAEDLGFTTLDPSASDQVAWVEEWTAGTGADVVFEVSGAATAVRGMTALAKVRGTIVVVAIHPTPREVDLQRVFWRELRLLGARVYQRADFETAIELLADGVIPTDRVITRIVPLAETADAFAELEAGRAMKILVDVQAGA
- a CDS encoding SDR family oxidoreductase, with the translated sequence MSGLFDLTGQRAVVTGANRGIGFGIATALADAGADIIAVSTSIEPSGSDIEQAVTARGRGFRAIRCDLSDADAVSELGAELRAAEVDILVNNAGTILRAPAAEHPMEWFERVLRINLTSQFALAQAVGGSMLERGRGKIVFTASLLSFQGGINVPGYAAAKSGLTGVVKALSNEWAGRGVNVNAIAPGYIATDNTQALRDDPERSESILARIPAGRWGAASDLGGAAVFLSSAASDYVDGIVLPVDGGWLGR